A genome region from Maridesulfovibrio salexigens DSM 2638 includes the following:
- a CDS encoding 4Fe-4S binding protein, giving the protein MSCKKLKMICFSPTRTTRRILDAIAEGVGAECSEVVDVTRADRVPETCDCADNDLVIIGAPVYGGRIPLIAVERFKALKSCGSPVVPVVVYGNRAYEDALIELADIAVEAGFKTLAGAAFIGEHSFSSERTPIAVSRPDEDDLGKAREFGKSLAAKLADGSLFAGDVEIPGDRPYKERSPKASASPVSNDACQLCGSCERVCPTAAISVGSLVETDPDKCIFCCACVKVCAFEARKLEVPRLLEVSQWLADNFSDRREPEVFI; this is encoded by the coding sequence ATGTCCTGCAAGAAATTGAAGATGATTTGTTTTTCCCCCACCCGGACCACCCGCCGTATTTTGGATGCCATTGCTGAAGGTGTCGGTGCGGAATGTTCAGAGGTCGTTGATGTTACCCGGGCGGACCGAGTGCCCGAAACTTGCGACTGTGCTGATAATGATCTGGTGATAATCGGTGCTCCTGTCTACGGCGGCCGCATTCCGCTCATTGCCGTGGAACGTTTTAAGGCATTGAAGTCCTGTGGCAGTCCTGTAGTTCCAGTGGTTGTTTACGGTAACCGTGCTTATGAGGATGCGCTTATTGAGCTTGCTGATATTGCCGTAGAAGCAGGGTTTAAGACTCTTGCAGGAGCTGCGTTCATTGGCGAGCATTCTTTTTCCAGTGAGAGGACTCCCATCGCGGTCAGCCGTCCTGATGAAGATGATCTGGGTAAGGCACGCGAGTTCGGTAAATCTCTCGCTGCAAAGCTTGCTGATGGTTCTCTCTTCGCTGGAGATGTAGAGATTCCCGGTGATCGTCCTTACAAGGAACGTTCGCCCAAGGCTTCAGCTTCGCCCGTCTCCAACGATGCCTGCCAGCTTTGCGGTTCTTGCGAAAGGGTCTGTCCCACAGCAGCAATCTCTGTAGGTTCCTTAGTGGAAACTGACCCGGACAAGTGTATTTTCTGCTGCGCCTGCGTTAAGGTCTGTGCTTTTGAGGCGCGCAAGCTTGAAGTACCCCGTCTGCTCGAAGTTTCTCAGTGGCTGGCTGATAATTTCAGTGATCGCCGTGAGCCTGAAGTATTTATTTAG
- the pnuC gene encoding nicotinamide riboside transporter PnuC yields the protein MEIINFIVNFITTMSLGEQLSIATGLIYILLSVRQNPLCWPFGIISVGIWMFIVFQGKLYSDAFLQFVYVVLGFYGWYQWLRGGTDNTPLKVQRVDRKLAIRLTLIGLVTFMPTGYLMENYLEASFPWWDALTTVLSLIAQYLLAKKYMENWLLWITADVMYIGIYYAKGWVGYSGLMAVYTAMAVLGFASWLKSYRADRECECSA from the coding sequence ATGGAAATCATCAACTTCATTGTTAATTTCATCACTACCATGAGCCTCGGAGAACAACTCTCCATCGCCACCGGGCTTATCTATATATTGTTGAGTGTGCGCCAGAATCCGCTCTGCTGGCCTTTCGGAATTATCAGCGTCGGTATCTGGATGTTTATTGTTTTCCAAGGCAAACTTTATTCCGATGCCTTCCTGCAATTCGTCTATGTGGTTCTTGGCTTCTACGGCTGGTACCAATGGCTGCGCGGCGGTACCGACAACACTCCGCTCAAGGTCCAGCGGGTTGACCGCAAACTAGCCATCCGCCTGACTCTTATCGGACTGGTCACATTCATGCCTACCGGATATCTCATGGAAAACTATCTTGAGGCATCCTTTCCGTGGTGGGACGCATTAACCACCGTGCTTTCACTCATCGCTCAGTATCTTCTTGCCAAAAAATACATGGAAAACTGGCTGCTCTGGATCACCGCCGATGTTATGTATATCGGCATTTACTATGCCAAGGGCTGGGTCGGATACAGCGGACTCATGGCAGTCTATACCGCTATGGCTGTACTCGGTTTCGCCAGTTGGCTTAAATCCTACCGTGCCGACCGGGAGTGTGAATGCTCCGCGTAG
- a CDS encoding ABC transporter substrate-binding protein — MRQKLLIVLAIVACFAFGATMAHAEKMTLGLKGEPTSLDPHFHNVNANNEQALYVFDKLIRQDNKQKLEPGLATSWTPVSDNVWEFKLRKGVKFHDGSPFTAEDVKFTIERIPNVPNSPSSFTGFVSNIQKMDIVDPYTIRFITEAPAPLLPRQMAAFPIISKKNAEGATTEDFNSGKACIGTGPYSLVKWERGDKIIYKRNDNYWGKKMPWEEIIVRPITNDGTRVAALKSGDVDLINFVPPADVDGLAENKKVTLSESPSTRLIYLHLDTDRDDSPTVTGNNGEKIKNPLKDFRVRKAISKAINRRAIAGRIMDGLAVPASQMVPDGYEGTSKRLKPEEYDPKGAKALLADAGYPEGFKLVIHGPNDRYVNDADIAQAIAQMLTKIGIKTEVNTMPKSVYFGRASALEFSFMLVGWATDTGEQSNCVGALLHTYDKEKGFGSSNRGRYSNPELDATIEKALVTVDPEKHNELIIKATEMGIGDLGIIPIHYQVNVWGSRKGIEYNGRTDGYTLPREIKVVK, encoded by the coding sequence ATGCGCCAGAAACTATTGATTGTTCTAGCTATCGTGGCTTGCTTTGCCTTTGGAGCAACCATGGCCCATGCAGAAAAAATGACCCTCGGCCTGAAAGGTGAACCCACCTCTCTCGATCCCCATTTTCACAACGTTAACGCCAACAACGAGCAGGCTCTGTATGTTTTTGACAAACTGATCCGTCAGGACAACAAACAGAAACTTGAGCCGGGTCTGGCTACATCCTGGACCCCCGTTTCCGACAACGTATGGGAATTCAAACTCCGCAAAGGCGTCAAATTTCACGACGGGTCCCCGTTCACTGCTGAAGATGTAAAATTCACCATTGAACGCATCCCCAACGTACCCAACAGTCCTTCTTCCTTCACCGGATTTGTTTCCAACATCCAGAAGATGGACATAGTTGATCCCTACACCATCCGTTTCATCACCGAAGCACCTGCTCCGCTTCTTCCCCGTCAGATGGCGGCTTTCCCCATCATCTCCAAGAAGAATGCTGAAGGCGCTACCACCGAAGATTTCAACTCAGGTAAAGCCTGCATCGGTACCGGCCCCTACTCTCTGGTTAAGTGGGAACGCGGTGACAAAATCATCTACAAGCGCAACGATAACTACTGGGGCAAAAAAATGCCTTGGGAAGAAATCATTGTTCGCCCCATCACCAACGACGGTACCCGTGTTGCAGCTCTGAAATCCGGCGATGTTGACCTGATCAACTTCGTACCCCCGGCAGATGTTGACGGTCTGGCTGAGAACAAAAAGGTCACTCTTTCCGAATCTCCCTCCACCCGTCTGATCTACCTGCACCTTGATACCGACCGTGATGATTCCCCCACTGTTACCGGTAACAACGGCGAAAAGATCAAGAACCCCCTGAAAGATTTCCGTGTACGTAAGGCTATCTCCAAAGCCATCAACCGCCGTGCTATCGCCGGTCGCATCATGGACGGCCTTGCAGTACCCGCAAGCCAGATGGTTCCCGATGGATACGAAGGCACCAGCAAACGCCTCAAGCCTGAAGAATACGATCCGAAAGGCGCTAAGGCTCTGCTCGCAGATGCCGGCTACCCCGAAGGTTTCAAACTGGTTATCCACGGTCCCAACGACCGTTACGTAAACGATGCTGACATCGCTCAGGCCATCGCTCAGATGCTGACCAAAATCGGCATCAAAACCGAAGTTAACACCATGCCTAAGAGTGTTTACTTTGGCCGCGCTTCCGCCCTTGAGTTCAGCTTCATGCTCGTAGGCTGGGCAACTGATACCGGCGAACAGTCCAACTGCGTTGGTGCTCTGCTGCACACCTATGACAAAGAGAAAGGCTTCGGTTCTTCCAACCGCGGTCGCTACTCCAACCCTGAACTCGATGCCACCATCGAAAAAGCTTTGGTCACCGTTGATCCTGAAAAGCACAACGAGCTGATCATCAAGGCTACCGAAATGGGTATCGGCGATCTGGGTATTATCCCCATCCACTATCAGGTTAACGTTTGGGGTTCCAGAAAAGGTATTGAATACAACGGGCGTACTGACGGTTACACCCTCCCCCGCGAGATCAAAGTCGTTAAATAA
- a CDS encoding ABC transporter permease: MAETQQTQQPEMSAAENTPEKDESLLLQSLKEYFESKTATIGLIILTLMVVVALMAPYFSPQNPYDLMTIDIMDSKLEPGEKSMDESVTYYLGTDSQGRDMLSAILYGLRISLGVGVVSTIIALVIGSIIGLWASFIGGRTDSFIMRVVDLQLSFPAILVALILLAILGKGVDKIILSLVVCQWAYYARAIRSNVLVERRKEYVEAAKCLALPQNRIMFGHVLPNCTPELIVISTVKVAGAIALEATLSFLGLGMPITQPSLGLLIANGFKYLQSGYYWISFYPGVALLILIVSINLVGDRLRDVLNPRLKK, encoded by the coding sequence ATGGCAGAAACACAACAGACGCAGCAGCCGGAAATGTCCGCAGCCGAGAATACCCCGGAAAAAGACGAATCCCTGCTCCTGCAATCACTGAAAGAATACTTTGAGAGCAAGACTGCAACCATCGGACTGATCATCCTGACCCTGATGGTGGTTGTCGCACTCATGGCTCCGTACTTTTCTCCGCAGAATCCGTACGACCTGATGACCATCGACATCATGGATTCCAAGCTCGAACCGGGCGAAAAATCCATGGATGAATCCGTGACCTACTATCTGGGAACAGACAGTCAGGGCCGCGACATGCTCAGTGCCATCCTCTATGGTCTGCGCATCAGCCTCGGCGTAGGTGTGGTAAGTACCATAATCGCGCTGGTGATCGGTTCCATTATCGGCCTCTGGGCATCATTTATCGGCGGGCGCACGGACTCGTTCATCATGCGTGTGGTTGACCTGCAACTAAGCTTCCCGGCAATTCTGGTAGCCCTTATACTATTGGCAATACTAGGCAAAGGGGTTGATAAGATCATCCTCTCGCTGGTCGTCTGCCAGTGGGCCTATTACGCCCGCGCCATCCGCAGTAACGTACTGGTGGAACGCAGAAAGGAATACGTGGAAGCGGCCAAGTGCCTCGCACTGCCACAGAACAGGATCATGTTCGGGCACGTGCTGCCCAACTGTACCCCGGAGCTGATCGTTATCTCCACCGTTAAGGTAGCAGGCGCAATCGCCCTCGAAGCGACCCTTTCCTTCCTCGGACTGGGTATGCCCATCACCCAGCCCTCGCTGGGCCTGCTCATTGCCAACGGTTTCAAGTACCTGCAATCAGGTTACTACTGGATCAGCTTCTACCCCGGTGTGGCCCTGCTTATCCTCATCGTATCCATCAACCTTGTTGGTGACCGCTTGCGTGACGTTCTGAACCCGAGGTTGAAAAAATGA
- a CDS encoding LysE family translocator translates to MTITSTIALIFAVLIFALIPGPGVMSIIAQSVSRGFKSTALYCLGVVSGDLCYLLMAIFGMGFIAQKLGTGFLVLKWIGAAYLIYLGIKSWMAAPPVENGSSLPTEKGFGKTYLAGLCVSLGNPKLIAFYCGFLPGFMDLQTLTASDVIIVTCAVIPTVLAVLLSYAWLGDRSRTAIRSPKIWKIANRCAGSVLIGSGVAVAME, encoded by the coding sequence ATGACCATCACATCCACAATAGCGCTGATATTTGCAGTTTTAATCTTTGCATTAATTCCCGGACCGGGGGTTATGTCCATCATCGCGCAGTCGGTTTCACGCGGCTTTAAATCAACCGCACTCTACTGTCTCGGAGTTGTCAGTGGAGACCTCTGTTATCTGCTAATGGCAATTTTCGGAATGGGATTTATCGCCCAGAAACTGGGTACCGGATTTCTGGTCCTGAAATGGATAGGTGCCGCCTACCTGATATATCTGGGAATCAAAAGCTGGATGGCTGCCCCGCCTGTTGAAAACGGCTCAAGTCTGCCCACAGAAAAAGGGTTCGGTAAGACCTACCTTGCCGGGCTGTGTGTTTCGCTTGGCAACCCCAAGCTGATCGCCTTCTATTGTGGATTCCTGCCCGGATTCATGGATTTGCAGACCCTTACAGCAAGCGATGTGATTATCGTGACTTGCGCGGTCATCCCCACAGTACTGGCAGTGCTGTTGAGCTACGCATGGCTGGGTGATCGCAGCCGTACAGCCATCCGCAGCCCTAAAATATGGAAAATCGCCAACCGTTGTGCCGGATCGGTTTTGATCGGTTCCGGGGTGGCTGTTGCTATGGAATAG
- a CDS encoding C-GCAxxG-C-C family protein yields the protein MNCCNRNICGAADKSGNYFLNGYHCAEAVVRGSIEHAGMKPDEIVRYATPFGGGYGKTFQEACGALSGALIVIGHLYGRNEAGQSWDYPAALAEIIRDKFLEKYGTTKCINLREKFGPEAQQQKCSEIVRWISCEVMDELELEN from the coding sequence ATGAATTGCTGTAACAGAAACATATGCGGAGCGGCTGATAAATCAGGAAATTACTTTCTAAATGGGTACCATTGCGCCGAGGCTGTTGTCAGAGGCTCTATTGAGCATGCGGGAATGAAACCGGATGAAATTGTCCGCTACGCCACCCCCTTTGGCGGAGGCTATGGCAAAACATTTCAGGAAGCATGCGGAGCACTAAGCGGAGCCTTAATTGTAATCGGGCATCTCTACGGTCGCAATGAAGCAGGACAGAGTTGGGACTATCCGGCTGCCCTTGCCGAAATAATCAGAGATAAATTTTTAGAAAAATACGGCACAACAAAATGCATTAATCTGAGAGAAAAATTCGGACCTGAAGCACAACAACAAAAATGTTCTGAAATCGTCCGCTGGATAAGTTGCGAAGTAATGGATGAGCTGGAACTGGAGAATTAG
- a CDS encoding DUF3574 domain-containing protein — protein sequence MRSSVRILAVVVLLLAFGLSGCATSKWNRYELYMGQTYQDGKKQISSECFQDFLRKQVTPKFSDGYTVFDAQGFWGGNKGLTYSEGSKVLMIVSTDKDAELRVDEIAKAYKDIFKQESVLKIVSPVKVEFN from the coding sequence ATGCGTAGTTCTGTGCGAATACTGGCTGTTGTGGTCCTGTTGTTGGCTTTTGGCTTGTCCGGTTGTGCAACGAGCAAATGGAACCGTTATGAGCTATACATGGGGCAGACTTATCAGGATGGTAAAAAGCAAATAAGTTCAGAATGTTTTCAGGATTTTTTGCGTAAGCAGGTCACTCCTAAGTTCAGTGACGGCTACACTGTTTTTGATGCCCAAGGCTTCTGGGGAGGCAATAAAGGCCTCACCTATTCCGAAGGGAGTAAGGTGCTCATGATAGTCTCTACGGACAAGGATGCCGAATTGCGCGTGGACGAGATAGCGAAGGCCTACAAGGATATATTCAAGCAGGAATCCGTCTTGAAGATTGTCAGTCCCGTCAAGGTTGAGTTTAATTAG
- a CDS encoding AAA family ATPase: MLRVVLTGSECTGKSTLASKLAEHYKVEFVPEYLREYFVMKNGILTVDDVIPIAQGQLLYEKEAAGKGFNPLICDTDIISSIVYAKHYFGVCPDWLEDRLKELQRSIYLLCDIDVQWQADGQRDMPEERDYMQNLFISELESRNIPFQLISGSLTQRTVKSIKLIDRTLAASAK, encoded by the coding sequence ATGCTCCGCGTAGTGCTCACGGGTTCCGAATGCACTGGGAAATCTACTCTAGCCTCCAAATTGGCTGAGCATTACAAAGTTGAATTCGTGCCCGAATACCTGCGGGAATACTTCGTAATGAAAAACGGCATCCTGACTGTGGATGACGTTATTCCTATTGCTCAGGGGCAATTATTGTATGAAAAAGAAGCAGCGGGCAAAGGATTTAATCCACTCATCTGCGACACGGACATCATTTCTTCCATCGTCTACGCCAAGCACTATTTCGGGGTATGCCCCGATTGGCTTGAAGACAGACTCAAGGAGCTGCAGCGGAGTATCTACCTGCTCTGCGACATTGATGTTCAGTGGCAGGCTGACGGACAAAGAGATATGCCTGAAGAGCGGGATTACATGCAGAATCTGTTCATCAGTGAATTGGAATCCCGCAACATTCCTTTTCAGCTAATAAGCGGGTCGCTGACGCAAAGAACAGTTAAATCTATAAAACTCATTGATAGAACCCTTGCTGCATCAGCAAAATAA
- a CDS encoding ABC transporter ATP-binding protein: MSDKNTPFMSCKDLSKVFVKKLDFAGKIAQKLGSKLREERVQAVDSVNLDIMPGEVLGLVGESGCGKSTLGRMLCEILDQSNGDIFYKGQNVKDMSSKEHMDYARNVQMIFQDPFASLNPRKRVKQIIGEAPLYHGLTDKAGFDKYLSDVMLRCGLDPSYKNRYPHQFSGGQRQRIGIARAMAMQPECLICDESVAALDVSIQAQILNLFMKLRKELNLTCLFISHDLGVVEHISDRIAVMYLGRVVEVGTVEKLFSDPFHPYTQALLNEVPRLDKRDVDFAPLKGEIPSPLDPPNGCHFHPRCAHAMDICREKAPQDKEIEPGHRTCCHLADLKQDDQTQDEWISM, encoded by the coding sequence ATGTCAGATAAAAATACACCTTTCATGAGCTGCAAGGACCTGAGCAAAGTCTTTGTTAAAAAGCTCGACTTCGCAGGCAAGATTGCCCAGAAGCTGGGCTCAAAACTGCGCGAAGAGCGCGTTCAGGCAGTAGACAGCGTCAACCTCGACATCATGCCCGGTGAAGTTCTGGGTTTGGTGGGCGAATCCGGTTGCGGTAAATCCACACTGGGCCGCATGCTTTGCGAAATTCTGGATCAATCCAATGGAGATATTTTCTACAAGGGCCAGAATGTAAAGGACATGAGCTCCAAGGAACACATGGACTACGCACGCAACGTGCAGATGATCTTTCAGGACCCCTTTGCATCTCTCAACCCGCGCAAAAGGGTTAAGCAGATCATCGGCGAAGCACCGCTCTACCACGGACTGACCGACAAGGCCGGATTCGACAAGTATCTCTCCGATGTCATGCTCCGCTGCGGTCTGGACCCCAGCTACAAGAACCGCTACCCGCACCAGTTCTCCGGCGGTCAGCGCCAGAGAATCGGTATTGCAAGGGCCATGGCCATGCAACCGGAATGTCTGATCTGCGATGAGTCCGTAGCCGCACTGGACGTATCCATTCAGGCCCAGATCCTGAACCTGTTCATGAAGCTGCGCAAAGAACTGAACCTGACCTGCTTGTTTATCAGCCACGACTTAGGCGTGGTCGAGCATATCTCAGACAGGATCGCGGTTATGTACCTCGGTCGCGTTGTTGAAGTCGGAACAGTTGAAAAACTCTTCAGCGATCCGTTCCATCCCTACACTCAGGCCCTTCTGAACGAGGTCCCCAGACTGGACAAACGCGATGTGGACTTCGCCCCGCTTAAAGGCGAAATCCCCTCCCCCCTCGATCCGCCCAATGGCTGCCACTTCCACCCCCGCTGTGCCCATGCCATGGACATCTGCCGTGAAAAGGCCCCGCAGGATAAGGAAATCGAACCAGGACACCGCACATGCTGCCATCTTGCAGATCTGAAGCAGGATGATCAGACGCAGGACGAGTGGATTAGTATGTAG
- a CDS encoding aspartate/glutamate racemase family protein: MKTLGILGGMSWESTISYYKLLNEGVRGKLGGLHSCRMVMHSVDFAPFAEQMGSSDWESITAGLVNGAKSVEAGGADALIIATNTMHKAAPEVQAAVNIPLLHMADAIAAGAEKCGASKLGLLGTAFTMEQDFLSRPLKEKYGLEVIVPDCDGRSMVHRTIFDELCCGKLMDNTREGYVKIIEEMAVQGAEAIVLGCTEIGLLVKPEDVSVPLIDTVEAHVDLALNYVL, from the coding sequence ATGAAAACTCTCGGAATTCTCGGCGGTATGAGCTGGGAATCAACAATATCATATTACAAGCTGCTCAATGAAGGAGTGCGCGGGAAACTGGGCGGTCTTCATTCATGTAGAATGGTCATGCACAGTGTGGATTTTGCTCCTTTTGCCGAGCAGATGGGAAGCAGTGACTGGGAAAGTATCACCGCCGGTTTGGTGAATGGCGCCAAAAGCGTAGAGGCAGGAGGAGCCGATGCCCTTATCATTGCTACCAATACCATGCACAAGGCTGCTCCTGAAGTTCAGGCGGCAGTCAATATTCCGTTGTTGCACATGGCGGATGCCATCGCCGCAGGAGCGGAAAAGTGCGGAGCTTCCAAGCTAGGTCTGTTGGGGACGGCTTTTACAATGGAGCAGGATTTTCTGTCCCGCCCGCTTAAAGAAAAATACGGTCTGGAAGTTATTGTGCCGGATTGTGATGGGCGTTCCATGGTTCACCGTACTATATTTGATGAACTCTGCTGCGGAAAGCTTATGGATAATACCAGAGAAGGTTACGTGAAAATTATTGAAGAAATGGCCGTTCAGGGTGCCGAAGCAATCGTACTCGGCTGTACCGAGATCGGTTTGCTGGTAAAGCCTGAAGATGTTTCCGTACCGTTAATTGACACGGTTGAGGCGCATGTTGATCTGGCACTGAACTATGTGTTGTAA
- a CDS encoding ABC transporter permease, translated as MLAFLIRRISQSIAVLLVMSVLVFSGVYCIGNPIDILIAPDATPAERDRAIKELGLDKPLPEQYMRFLTDAVQGDLGNSFVYNEPALKLIMQRMPATMELAVTAMLMAVFLGIPLGMIAGIKSDTLLGRSIMRFSILGFSLPTFWVGLMFIIIFSVYLGWLPSGGRGETVELLGVPVSFLTWDGIRHLILPAMNLALFKTSLAIRLSRAGVQENIQMDYVKFARAKGLTNTRIIGLHVMKNIMIPVVTVLGMEFGGLIAFAVVTETIFSWPGMGKLVIDSIGVLDRPVIVAYLLITVTMFIIINLIVDIIYSILDPRVRLGDQN; from the coding sequence ATGCTCGCATTTTTGATTCGAAGAATTTCACAATCCATCGCCGTACTGCTGGTCATGTCTGTTCTGGTCTTCAGCGGCGTATACTGTATCGGTAACCCGATCGATATTCTTATCGCCCCTGATGCGACCCCCGCTGAAAGGGATCGCGCTATCAAGGAACTCGGCTTGGATAAGCCCCTGCCCGAACAATACATGCGCTTTCTCACAGATGCTGTGCAAGGCGATCTCGGGAACTCTTTTGTATACAACGAACCCGCGCTTAAACTGATCATGCAACGCATGCCCGCAACCATGGAGCTGGCCGTAACCGCCATGCTCATGGCCGTATTTTTAGGCATCCCATTGGGTATGATCGCCGGTATTAAATCGGATACGCTACTCGGACGAAGTATCATGCGTTTCTCCATATTGGGCTTCAGTCTACCAACTTTCTGGGTCGGGCTGATGTTCATCATTATCTTCTCGGTTTATCTGGGCTGGCTGCCCTCGGGAGGACGCGGAGAAACGGTTGAATTACTCGGTGTTCCGGTCAGTTTTCTCACTTGGGACGGCATCCGCCACCTGATCCTTCCGGCCATGAACCTCGCACTATTCAAAACCTCGCTGGCCATCAGGCTCAGCCGCGCCGGAGTTCAGGAAAACATCCAAATGGATTACGTTAAGTTCGCCCGCGCCAAAGGACTTACCAATACCCGTATTATCGGGCTGCACGTCATGAAAAACATCATGATCCCGGTTGTAACCGTTCTGGGTATGGAGTTCGGCGGACTTATCGCTTTTGCGGTTGTTACCGAGACTATTTTCTCTTGGCCCGGTATGGGTAAGCTGGTCATCGACTCCATCGGAGTTCTCGACCGTCCGGTTATTGTTGCTTACCTGCTCATCACCGTGACCATGTTTATTATCATCAACCTCATCGTTGATATCATCTACTCCATTCTGGACCCCCGAGTCCGCTTGGGCGACCAGAATTAG
- a CDS encoding ABC transporter ATP-binding protein, protein MSENILSIQNLKTYFYTRAGVAKAVDDISLDIGKGEIVGIVGESGSGKSVTGFSVMGLVDPPGEIAGGSIKYKGQEIIGQSEEEWRKFRGAKVSMIFQDPMMTLNPVLRIDTQMMEAITAHEKVSKDEARRRSIEALAMVGIPSPEERIKAYPHQFSGGMRQRVAIAIGLLNKPDLIIADEPTTALDVTIQSQILSEMQTLCRKTGMALIWITHDLTVVAGLAHKVAVMYAGRIIEQGNVEEILDHPMHPYTHGLIGSVPSRNKRGEPLFQIPGMTPSLINIPEGCSFRMRCPYADDQCMVAPERTEQENGRVVRCHHPL, encoded by the coding sequence ATGAGTGAAAACATTCTCAGCATACAAAATCTTAAGACCTACTTTTACACCCGTGCCGGAGTCGCCAAGGCCGTCGATGACATCAGTCTGGACATCGGCAAGGGCGAGATTGTCGGTATTGTCGGTGAATCCGGTTCCGGTAAGTCCGTAACAGGCTTTTCGGTTATGGGACTTGTGGACCCTCCGGGCGAAATTGCCGGCGGTTCCATCAAATACAAAGGACAGGAAATCATCGGTCAATCCGAAGAAGAGTGGCGTAAATTCAGGGGCGCAAAGGTCTCCATGATCTTTCAGGACCCCATGATGACCCTCAATCCGGTTCTGCGCATCGACACCCAGATGATGGAAGCCATTACCGCCCACGAAAAGGTATCCAAAGATGAAGCACGCCGCCGTTCCATCGAGGCTCTTGCCATGGTCGGTATCCCTTCCCCTGAGGAAAGGATAAAGGCATACCCGCACCAGTTCTCCGGCGGTATGCGCCAGCGCGTTGCCATCGCCATCGGGCTGCTCAACAAACCGGACCTTATCATTGCAGACGAACCGACCACTGCACTGGACGTAACCATCCAGAGTCAGATTCTTTCCGAAATGCAGACGCTCTGCCGCAAGACCGGAATGGCCCTGATCTGGATCACCCACGACCTCACAGTTGTAGCAGGTCTGGCTCACAAGGTAGCGGTAATGTATGCCGGACGGATCATTGAACAGGGTAATGTTGAGGAAATCCTCGACCATCCCATGCATCCGTACACCCACGGTCTGATCGGATCAGTGCCCAGCCGCAACAAACGCGGTGAGCCGCTGTTCCAGATTCCAGGCATGACTCCTTCTCTGATCAACATCCCCGAAGGCTGCTCCTTCAGGATGCGCTGCCCCTACGCTGACGACCAGTGCATGGTCGCCCCGGAGCGGACCGAACAGGAAAACGGACGCGTAGTACGCTGCCATCATCCTTTGTAG